Genomic DNA from Candidatus Bipolaricaulota bacterium:
GTACCTTCACCGTGGAGCTCACCGTCACGGATAACGACGGCCTCACCGCAACGAGGGAAGCGGAGATCGAGGTGGTGAACGTACCTCCTAAGGCCTCCTTCGCCTTCGAGCCCAAAGAGCCCTACGCCGGCCAGGAGGTCTTCTTCGACGCCTCCGCCTCCTCTGATCCGGACGGAAAGATCGTGGAGTACGCCTGGGACTTCCACGGGGACGGGGTGACGGACGCCGAGGGGATCGAGGTGACCCACGTCTTCGAGAAGCCCGGCACTTACACCGTAACCCTCACGGTGACCGACGATGACGGAGCAACAGCTTCTCACAAAGAGGAGATTGAAGTGAGAGGGTTGCCACCTGCTCCACCCAAGTTCAACGATGAATGGGGACTGGTGATCGGGGTGCAGGACTACAAAGATCCAACGATCCCCGATCTTCAGTTCACCAGTAACGATGCACAGGCGTTCTACAACTTCCTCGTCGATCGAAATGGCGGAGGATTCCCCAACGATCATGTCAGGCTGCTCCTCGACCAGCAAGCCACACAGCGGGCGATGCGGGCGGGATTCAAGTGGCTGATGGACAGCGCTGGTAAGGACGATCTCTTGGTGGTCTACTACGCCGGGCATGGGAGCTACGGGCCGGACTACAACCACGACGAGGATGATGGTTTCGACGAGTATCTCCTCCCTTACGATGTCGACCCTGGGGATCTTTTCTCCACCGGGATCAGGGACGATGAGATAGGGGACTGGCTCTCATCGCTTGAAAGCCGGCATGTTCTTTTGGTGTTCGACTCGTGTTTCTCCGGTGGAGCGACACGTCAAGTGCGGACGTTCAGCGAGGAGGGGATGCGAGCTGGACCGGGGAACAAGGTATTCAGCGACTTTATGGGTAGTGGTAGACTGGTATTGGCAGCATCACAGGAGAGTGAGCCGTCGTACGAGGATGCGCGGTTAAAGCACGGGGTGTTCACCTACTTCCTGCTGCAGGCAGTGGGAGGAGCGGAGGATCCGACCAAGCCGGGTGAGGGGGTGCCTAACGCGGACGAAAACGGAGATGGCCGAGTGACGGTGGAGGAACTCCGGGCATATCTTACAACCCAGGTGCCGAAATATATCAGCGAAGAGATGCAAGAGAAACCGCAGCATCCGCTGATCGAGGGGGACGAGGGGCTGAAGGGAGTGGCGCTGAATGGGTACGGGATCCCATTAGAAGGCAAGGTGACAGCGATACAGGGTAATACGGTGATCATATCGTTGGGGAGTCGGCAAGGGATACAGCCGGGAGACCGGTTCCAGGTGATACGACCGCTCACCCTCCCCGATGGCACGACCATCAACGAGGTGGAGGCAACGATCGAAGTCTGTTACATCCTTGGCCCTGACCGGGCGGCGTGCCGGATTATCAAAGGGTTCTTCCCAATCGAAGTCAAAGATACGGTCCGCCCATTAGCTGAGTGAGAAACAAGTTCCTTCTCACCCTTCCTTTACAATCCGCATTGAGCTGTGCTATCATCAACTGTAGCGAAGGAGGGGTACCATGAATAAGAAGGTAGCGCTGGCGCTTGTCCTGTTGATCATGACATTCGGTGTGGTGGCGGCCGCGACGACAACGACGATTACCATCTACTCGCAGGGAATCGCGTGCATCGAGGATTCGACGACGCTCTCCCTCAGCCAGGGGATCAACACCGTGCGGATTCCGGTTCCGGACGGGTTCGTCCCCGAGTCGCTCAAAGTCGAGTCCCAAGGGGAAGTCATCTCTCAGTCGTTTCACCCCGGAGGGGCTGATTCGATCCTGTCCGCTGCTCGTGGGAAACCGATCGAGGTGGAAAGCGAGGACGGGACGATCTACCGCGGGGTCCTCATCTCGACAAGCGGAGGGATCGCCCTGCAAGATAATGCCGGTACGATTCACCTAATTGAGAACCCGACCCGGGTGAGCATTGCCGGCAAGGAACTCGAGCTCTCCCCTTATCTTGAACTTACGCTCTCCGCTGCCACGGCGGGGAAATACCAGGTGGTGCTCACCTACCTCTCGACCGGGTTCAATTGGGGAATGGACTACGTCGGGACCCTGTCCGCCGACGGGAAAGAGATGGGGCTCACCGGCTGGGTTCAGCTTTCGAACTCGACCGAGTTCGCCATTTCCGGGGCGAACGTACGCCTCGTCGCCGGACAGGTGAATCAAGTGGAGAAGGGATACGCCGAAGCACGGGTCGCTCCCATGGCTGTCCCCCTCGCTCAGGAGGCGGCGTTCGAGTATCACCTCTATACCCTTCCCGGGCAGATCGATCTCCCCGCGGGTAAGACGATCCTCGTCCCCTACGGGAACTACTCTGGAATCCCGGTGGAAAAGGTGTACACCTTTGAGGGGAGCGCGGTGGGGGTATCCATCAAATTCGTGAATGACGATGCCCATCGGCTGGGAGTCCCGCTTCCCGCCGGAGACGTACGCCTGTTCCAGGCGCGCCCTGATGGGACGATCTTCATCGGTGCCGATTCGATCGGGCATACCCCGGTGAGGGAAGAGGTCTCCCTTCGGGCGGGGAGTGCGTTTGACATCACCGGAAAACGAACCGAGCTTTCCAACGTCAAGATCTCTGGTTCCACCTACCGCGCCAGTTATCGGATCGAGATCCACAACCACAAGAACGAGCCGGTGACAGTGAACGTTCTCGAACATCCAGTTGGGCGGTCGTGGAAGATCACGAGCTCGTCGCAACCATATACCCAGGTGGATTCAGGGACGATAAAATTCGTCCTCACGGTCCCAGCAGATGGGGAAAGCATGGTAACATACACCGTTGAATACAGTTACTGAGCACGAAGAGATGATCTCCCGCTACAAGCGGGCGGTGGAGGCGGCGATTGCCCGCCTCCCGGTGAAGAACGGGGTCGTGGATATCGACTCGATCTGGGTGGAGACGTCCATCCCCTACGATATCCTCCAGGAGATCCTCACGCGCCAGGACCTTGTCCTGCCGGAGAACGTGGAACGGGTCAACTTAAAGTCGACGATCCAGACGGGAGGAAGCGGTGGTAAAAAGGCGAAAAAGCGACGAAGAAATAAAGTTCGGCACTGACGGCTGGCGCGGGGTGATCGCGCGCGAGTTCACGTTCGGAAACGTGGGCAGGGTCGCGGCTGCGACCGGGAAGTTCCTCGCCTCTCCCGACCGGAAGAACCTCGCCATCTACACCGACTGGAAAGCGGAATACCGCCCCGCTGGCGACGGGGTGGTGGTCGGCTACGACATGCGATTCCTGTCCCGCGAATTTGCTCATCACTTCGCACGCGTCCTCCACGACACCGGAATCCCGGTCGTGATCTCGCACGGGCCGGTAACCACCCCGACCGTCTCCTACGCGGTCGTCGATCGCCGTGCCGCGGCCGGGATCATGATCACCGCTTCCCACAACCCGCCGATCTACAACGGGATCAAGTACAAGGCCGAGTACGGCGGCTCCGCCCCGGGGGAGGTGACCGACGGGGTGGTCGCCCATCTACCCGATCAGGCACCGGTGCCGCGCACCCCGGAGGGGGGAGTCCCCGAGGTCGATCTGCGGACTCCGTTTCTGAACAAGATCCGTACCCTGATCGATCCGGCCCGACTCAAGGCCTCCCCGGTGCACGTGGTGGTCGACTCGATGTACGGCTCGGCCCAGGGGTACGTCGCCGAGATCCTGCGCGAGAACCATGTCCCTTACACCCAGATCCGCGGCCGCCGCGATCCCCTATTCGGGGGGAAGAAGCCGGAGCCGCTCGAGGAGAACCTGGTTCCGCTGCGGGCGGTGATCGCCTCGTTGCATCCGAAAAAGAAGCACCTCCTCGGGGTGGTGACCGACGGGGACGGTGACCGGATCTCGGCGATGGACGAACAGGGCGGGTTCATCGACGCCCACCGCACGTTCGCCCTCATCCTCCGCTACCTGGTCGAGGAACGCAGGATGCGCGGCGCGGTCGTCACCTCGTTCAACCTGACCGACATGGCGCGCGACATGTGCGAGGACTACGGTCTCACTCAGATCGTCGTTCCGATCGGGTTCAAGCATCACTGCGAGCAGATCTTGACTCGCGGTGACGTTCTGATTGCCGGAGAGGAGAGCGGCAGCATCGCGATCCGCGGGCACATCCCGGAACGGGATGGGGTCCTGTGCTCGCTCCTTCTCACTGAGATTGCAGCGAGCGCGGGCAAACCGATGAGCGCCCTCGTCCAATCCCTGTTCGATAAGTACGGGCCAAGGTTCTACCACCGCCGCGACATCCACGTCCCCCACCGCCTGGAGGTAGTGGAGAAACTCCGGCATAATCCACCGGAGAGGTTTGCCGGAAAGGCAGTGCGAGCTGTGGAGACGCTCGACGGGGTGAAGCTCCGGTTCGACGACGGGTGGCTCCTGTTCCGCGCGTCCGGCACCGAGCCGATCCTCCGGCTTTACTGCGAGATGAGAGAGAAAAAGCAGGTGTATGCGCTCCTGGAAGAGGCGGAGCAATTGGCGAGAGGAGACCTCAGGCTATGGTAGAAGAGTACGATTTCAAGAAGATCGAAGAACGGTGGCGTGACTTCTGGCGCGAGAAGAAGTTCTTCCACGCCGACATCAAGGACACGAGGAAGAAGTTCTACTATCTCAACATGTTCCCCTATCCGTCGGGGTATCTTCACGTCGGGCATGGGCGGAATTACATCATCGGCGATGTCGTCACCCGGTTCTATCTCATGCGCGGATACAACATCCTAAATCCGATGGGTTGGGACGCATTCGGCCTGCCGGCGGAGAACGCGGCGATCGATCACGGGATCCATCCCCGCGATTGGACGCTGAAGAACATCGCCCACGCCAAGGAGCAGTTCCGTGCTTGGGGGATCGAGTACGACTGGGATCGCGAGATAACGACCTGCCTTCCCGACTACTACAAGTGGACTCAGTGGCTGTTCCTGCAGCTGTACAAGCACGGGCTCGCGTACAAGAAGCGGGCGACGGTGAACTACTGCCCGACCTGCGACACGGTCCTTGCCAACGAGCAGGTGGTCGGCGGGGTATGCGAGCGCTGCGGGACCCCGCCCGTGAAAAAGACCCTGGAGCAGTGGTTCTTCAAGATCACCGCCTACGCCGATCAGCTCCTGGACGATCTGAAGAAGCTCGACGGCTGGCCGGAGAACGTGAAGAAGATGCAAGCCAACTGGATCGGCCGCAGCGAGGGAGCAGAGGTCAAGTTTCATACCGAGAAAGGCGATGAGATCGTGGTGTTCACCACCCGGCCGGACACCCTGTGGGGAGCGACGTTCATGGTCCTCGCTCCGGAGCACCCGCTCGTCGACTCGCTCACCACTCCCACTCAGCGCGCCGCGGTCGATGCCTACCGGAAGGAAACGGAACAACGCACCGAGATCGAGCGCACCTCGACCGAGCGGGAGAAGACCGGCGTGTTCACCGGCGGGTACGCGATCAATCCGGTGAACGGAGAGAAGATCCCGGTGTGGATCGCCGATTACGTCCTCATGACCTACGGGACCGGGGCGATCATGGCCGTCCCCGCCCACGACGAGCGCGACTTCGCGTTCGCGCTCAAGTTCGGCCTGCCGATCATCCCGGTGATCGAGCGGAGCGACGGGGTGGTGCGTTCCTTCGTGCGGAATGCGGCGGTCGATCCCGAGTTCGCCGCTGCGCTCGCCACGGCCGGGTTCGCGCATGAGATGAGCGATGATGGAATCACGGTCGATCTGACCGTCTCCGACCTCGACGGTTATCTTGCCCTCCTCCGCGAGCACCTCAGGCCCGATGGCTGGGCGAGCGTCGCCGGGGCGAGGTTCGCGTTTGTGTTCGATGATGGTGTGCGCGAGCTCGACTCCGCCGCAGCGGACAGGGAGATCATCTCTCGATTGCAGAAGATCGATCCGAGCCTCTCCGAGATGCGCACGGCGATGGAGGTCCTCGCCGCGATCCCGGCCTACGCGGACGTCCTGTTTCACGCCGATCACGGGACGATGCTCCACTCCGGCGAGTTCACCGGCACCCCGGGGGAGGAGGCGGTCGACAAGGTGATCGCCTGGCTCGAGGAGACAGGGAAGGGGAAGCGAGCGGTCAACTACAGGTTGCACGACTGGCTCA
This window encodes:
- a CDS encoding caspase family protein, with the translated sequence TFTVELTVTDNDGLTATREAEIEVVNVPPKASFAFEPKEPYAGQEVFFDASASSDPDGKIVEYAWDFHGDGVTDAEGIEVTHVFEKPGTYTVTLTVTDDDGATASHKEEIEVRGLPPAPPKFNDEWGLVIGVQDYKDPTIPDLQFTSNDAQAFYNFLVDRNGGGFPNDHVRLLLDQQATQRAMRAGFKWLMDSAGKDDLLVVYYAGHGSYGPDYNHDEDDGFDEYLLPYDVDPGDLFSTGIRDDEIGDWLSSLESRHVLLVFDSCFSGGATRQVRTFSEEGMRAGPGNKVFSDFMGSGRLVLAASQESEPSYEDARLKHGVFTYFLLQAVGGAEDPTKPGEGVPNADENGDGRVTVEELRAYLTTQVPKYISEEMQEKPQHPLIEGDEGLKGVALNGYGIPLEGKVTAIQGNTVIISLGSRQGIQPGDRFQVIRPLTLPDGTTINEVEATIEVCYILGPDRAACRIIKGFFPIEVKDTVRPLAE
- a CDS encoding phosphoglucomutase/phosphomannomutase family protein, encoding MVKRRKSDEEIKFGTDGWRGVIAREFTFGNVGRVAAATGKFLASPDRKNLAIYTDWKAEYRPAGDGVVVGYDMRFLSREFAHHFARVLHDTGIPVVISHGPVTTPTVSYAVVDRRAAAGIMITASHNPPIYNGIKYKAEYGGSAPGEVTDGVVAHLPDQAPVPRTPEGGVPEVDLRTPFLNKIRTLIDPARLKASPVHVVVDSMYGSAQGYVAEILRENHVPYTQIRGRRDPLFGGKKPEPLEENLVPLRAVIASLHPKKKHLLGVVTDGDGDRISAMDEQGGFIDAHRTFALILRYLVEERRMRGAVVTSFNLTDMARDMCEDYGLTQIVVPIGFKHHCEQILTRGDVLIAGEESGSIAIRGHIPERDGVLCSLLLTEIAASAGKPMSALVQSLFDKYGPRFYHRRDIHVPHRLEVVEKLRHNPPERFAGKAVRAVETLDGVKLRFDDGWLLFRASGTEPILRLYCEMREKKQVYALLEEAEQLARGDLRLW
- a CDS encoding leucine--tRNA ligase encodes the protein MVEEYDFKKIEERWRDFWREKKFFHADIKDTRKKFYYLNMFPYPSGYLHVGHGRNYIIGDVVTRFYLMRGYNILNPMGWDAFGLPAENAAIDHGIHPRDWTLKNIAHAKEQFRAWGIEYDWDREITTCLPDYYKWTQWLFLQLYKHGLAYKKRATVNYCPTCDTVLANEQVVGGVCERCGTPPVKKTLEQWFFKITAYADQLLDDLKKLDGWPENVKKMQANWIGRSEGAEVKFHTEKGDEIVVFTTRPDTLWGATFMVLAPEHPLVDSLTTPTQRAAVDAYRKETEQRTEIERTSTEREKTGVFTGGYAINPVNGEKIPVWIADYVLMTYGTGAIMAVPAHDERDFAFALKFGLPIIPVIERSDGVVRSFVRNAAVDPEFAAALATAGFAHEMSDDGITVDLTVSDLDGYLALLREHLRPDGWASVAGARFAFVFDDGVRELDSAAADREIISRLQKIDPSLSEMRTAMEVLAAIPAYADVLFHADHGTMLHSGEFTGTPGEEAVDKVIAWLEETGKGKRAVNYRLHDWLISRQRYWGAPIPIIYCEKCGIVPVPEEDLPVLLPDVEFIGKKGLADIPGYAETKCPICGGPARRDTDTMDTFVDSSWYYLRFISPDRDDVPFVKEDVDNWLPVDQYVGGVEHAILHLLYSRFITKALHDMGYVSFDEPFKRLFTQGMICHTAYRCPEHGWLYPHEVKDGRCPHCGRELETYNFSMSKSKKNVVSPEEIIERYGADTERLYTLFMGPPDRDIEWTEEGVRGAFRFINRFWTLVLSQAERVKAAPPQVDPSALDAAGRALWRRYNRTVKKVTEDIEGKFNFNTAVAAVMELTNELSHYVEGEGDDALVRAVIEGLVLILSPFIPFVCEELWRRIGHDDAILEQPWPEYAADALEEEVLEIPVQINGKVRARVQVPAAVGSDPEALKQAALADPAVQKRLDGKEPVKVIAIPGKMVSIVVRS